A single region of the Brachypodium distachyon strain Bd21 chromosome 3, Brachypodium_distachyon_v3.0, whole genome shotgun sequence genome encodes:
- the LOC104584238 gene encoding uncharacterized acetyltransferase At3g50280 translates to MSLFVERERERGMDGRSTPSAMVRIVSRRTVKPPARPRERIPLTTWDVAMFSANYIQKGLLFPPPAAALSTADLVQRLAAVLAATLADYYPVAGRFVTDKHLDGDGAVVGCSVSVDCGGQGVEIVHAVADGVSVADVPAVVQSLFPLDGAVNYDGHDLPLFVAQVTELADGAVVLGFASNHALSDGTAFWNFLNAWAEVARSGSRSSHVSSRRRPMFERWSPDGGPAAPFVLPCVDVAELIERPPPPPLCDLMVHFSADSLAELKERARQELLAAGDAAGAAALTRFQALTSLLWRCITRARRLAPEKQTVCNAACDNRGRLRPALPAEYFGNVVCSVSTEPARAKELLARGGHGWAAAAVGRAVAAQTDAAARALAAAWAEKPVMYNMGWFDPCATLMGSSPRFDMYGCDFGLGKPLAVQSGRANKVDGKTSLYPGREGGGSMDAEVTLAPDHMAALQLDQEFWAAVSPSPEGKA, encoded by the coding sequence ATGTCACTGTTTGtcgagagagaaagagagagaggaatgGATGGGAGGAGCACGCCGTCGGCAATGGTGCGCATCGTGTCGAGGCGAACGGTGAAGCCGCCGGCCCGGCCGCGCGAGCGCATCCCGCTGACCACCTGGGACGTCGCCATGTTCTCCGCAAACTACATCCAGAAGGGCCTCCTCTTcccaccgcccgccgccgcgctctccACCGCTGACCTCGTCCaacgcctcgccgccgtcctcgccgccacgcTGGCGGACTACTACCCCGTAGCCGGCCGCTTCGTCACGGATAAGcacctcgacggcgacggcgccgtcgtcggctGCTCGGTCTCCGTCGACTGCGGCGGACAAGGCGTCGAGATCGTCCACGCCGTTGCCGACGGCGTCTCCGTCGCCGACGTCCCGGCCGTCGTCCAGTCCTTGTTCCCGCTCGACGGCGCCGTCAACTACGACGGCCACGACCTCCCGCTCTTCGTCGCCCAGGTCACCGAGCTCGCCGATGGTGCCGTCGTCCTCGGCTTCGCGTCTAACCACGCGCTCTCTGACGGCACCGCCTTCTGGAACTTCCTCAACGCGTGGGCCGAGGTCGCGCGCTCCGGGTCCAGGTCCAGCCACGTGTCGTCCCGCCGGCGCCCCATGTTCGAGCGCTGGTCCCCTGACGGTGGACCCGCGGCGCCATTCGTGCTGCCGTGCGTCGACGTGGCAGAGCTCATCgaaaggccgccgccgccaccactgTGCGATCTCATGGTCCACTTCTCGGCGGATTCGCTGGcggagctcaaggagcgcgcCCGGCAAGAGCTCCTGGCCGCTGGGGACGCGGCAGGCGCAGCCGCACTAACGCGGTTCCAGGCGCTGACATCGCTTCTCTGGCGGTGCATCACCCGCGCCCGGCGGCTGGCGCCGGAGAAACAGACGGTGTGCAACGCGGCCTGCGACAACCGCGGGCGGCTCCGGCCGGCGCTCCCCGCGGAGTACTTCGGCAACGTCGTCTGCTCAGTGAGCACGGAGCCGGCGCGCGCGAAGGAGCTgctggcgcgcggcgggcacgggtgggcggcggccgccgtggggcgcgcggtggcggcgcagaCGGACGCGGCCGCCAGGGCgctcgcggcggcgtgggcggagAAGCCGGTGATGTACAACATGGGCTGGTTCGACCCTTGCGCGACGCTGATGGGGAGCTCGCCGCGGTTCGACATGTACGGCTGCGACTTTGGGTTGGGGAAGCCGTTGGCGGTGCAGAGCGGCAGGGCCAATAAGGTTGACGGGAAGACGTCGCTGTACCCTGGCCGGGAAGGGGGTGGCAGCATGGATGCGGAGGTCACGCTGGCGCCCGACCACATGGCGGCGCTGCAGCTGGACCAAGAGTTCTGGGCCGCCGTATCACCGTCCCCGGAGGGGAAAGCTTGA
- the LOC100821516 gene encoding protein NETWORKED 2B, translating into MLQRAASNAYSWWWASHIRTSQSKWLDTTLHEMEDRLKVTIKLIEADADTFGKKAELYFRSRPELISNVEDMFKSYQALADRYDRISCELHKANHTIATVFPDHVQLSMQEGDVDGLPKALTSIDLINYKFPALEGLPMGSRVTSRGTSPVPKRTQTHRRVASHMNKDKALEEIDKMQKQILVLQTEKEFLKTSYDSALGKYLDIERKVAELQEEVCCLQDTFSTGSDIEDNEARALMAARAIMSCEHTLVNLQDQQKRSSVEARTEFQRFIDAREKLKTFKDECGQPQTQIDGTDQVDTGLGPALRSVDGDDSVLTEVKLDLQEVCQKFKELIEWHPEVSVADIAEKVDQLVEKVINLELASTSQNAQIDRMKTELDELHKRLRALEEEKAALVVDSSKLADKLKQVEGVLQVVQQIGRSIQYGAENIYKEITDACSELTEFVETLHSPERQIFSSDKGSHGLLGRQQLVANGSEGVDSSLLEDYESVLQSYKDTEQQLSEFENKNQKYHIEAMSELKELKSANTMKDEEIHSLRRILSSLQRKMNASDPEYVEKSEETSKVEEPLPYSAVEEKFRAEIEKVLEQNMDFWLRFSTSYHQIRNFQSAFDKLKAEMTKLTDAQAQGAADGFPTNHQVAKLESAVLEKKFRDLNTDLQVWMEKNVLLKGELENRFSSLCSIQEDISKITILDKGCDEDHFSCFQAAKFQGEVLNMKQENNKVAKELEAGLDHVRGLQVEVGRVLLNLRENLELSIARSNRAQQNFRALSTKAGVPLRTFLFGAKPKKPSLFSCMGPGMHKQYGSSKHGRR; encoded by the exons ATGCTGCAGCGCGCGGCGAGCAATGCCTACTCCTGGTGGTGGGCGTCCCACATCCGCACCAGCCAGTCCAAGTGGCTCGACACCACCCTCCATG AGATGGAGGATAGGCTCAAGGTCACGATCAAGCTCATTGAAGCGGATGCCGACACGTTCGGCAAGAAGGCCGAACTCTACTTCAGGAGCCGGCCGGAGCTCATCAGCAACGTGGAGGACATGTTCAAATCCTACCAGGCGCTGGCCGACCGGTATGACCGGATATCCTGTGAGCTGCACAAGGCCAACCACACCATTGCCACCGTCTTCCCGGACCACGTCCAGTTATCCATGCAAGAAGGCGACGTCGACGGATTACCAAAGGCACTCACCAGCATTGATCTCATCAACTACAAATTCCCTGCGCTGGAAGGTTTGCCCATGGGCTCACGGGTCACAAGCCGAGGAACTAGCCCCGTTCCAAAGAGGACCCAGACACACCGAAGAGTGGCCTCCCACATGAACAAGGACAAGGCACTGGAGGAGATCGACAAGATGCAGAAGCAAATCCTGGTGCTGCAGACTGAGAAGGAGTTCTTGAAGACCTCTTATGACAGTGCGCTAGGCAAGTAtctagacattgagaggaaggtGGCCGAGTTGCAGGAGGAAGTTTGCTGCTTGCAAGATACTTTTAGCACTGGCTCGGACATTGAAGACAACGAAGCCCGAGCACTGATGGCCGCGCGAGCCATTATGTCTTGTGAGCATACATTGGTTAACTTGCAGGACCAGCAAAAGAGATCATCGGTTGAGGCGAGGACGGAATTTCAAAGATTCATCGACGCAAGGGAGAAGCTGAAAACCTTCAAGGATGAGTGTGGTCAGCCACAGACGCAAATTGACGGGACTGATCAAGTTGATACAGGACTTGGCCCAGCACTGCGGTCTGTGGATGGTGATGATTCTGTTCTGACCGAGGTTAAACTTGACTTGCAGGAAGTATGTCAGAAATTCAAAGAACTAATTGAATGGCATCCCGAGGTATCAGTGGCAGACATAGCTGAAAAGGTTGATCAACTTGTGGAGAAGGTAATCAACTTGGAGCTTGCTAGTACTTCGCAGAATGCTCAGATCGATAGAATGAAGACCGAGTTAGATGAATTGCACAAGCGCCTACGTGCCttggaagaagagaaggcggCTTTGGTTGTTGATTCCAGTAAGTTAGCAGACAAATTGAAGCAAGTTGAAGGGGTGCTGCAAGTTGTCCAACAAATTGGTAGGTCCATACAATATGGTGCAGAGAATATTTATAAAGAAATAACTGATGCCTGCAGTGAACTTACTGAGTTTGTAGAAACATTGCACTCCCCTGAACGCCAAATCTTTTCATCCGACAAGGGCTCGCATGGTCTTTTGGGTCGGCAACAACTTGTTGCAAATGGATCTGAAGGTGTGGATAGTAGTTTATTAGAAGATTATGAATCGGTCCTTCAAAGCTACAAAGATACAGAGCAACAACTTTCAGAATTCGAGAATAAAAATCAGAAGTATCATATTGAGGCAATGTCAGAGCtgaaggaattgaagagtGCCAATACGATGAAAGATGAAGAGATTCACTCTCTTCGGCGCATACTAAGTTCTTTGCAGAGAAAGATGAATGCTTCTGATCCTGAGTACGTGGAAAAGTCTGAAGAAACGTCCAAAGTTGAAGAACCCCTTCCGTATTCAGCCGTGGAGGAAAAATTTAGGGCAGAGATCGAAAAGGTATTGGAGCAGAACATGGACTTCTGGTTGAGGTTTAGCACATCGTACCATCAAATAAGGAATTTCCAATCAGCATTTGACAAGTTAAAAGCCGAGATGACTAAGTTGACTGATGCACAGGCACAAGGAGCTGCAGACGGATTTCCTACTAATCATCAGGTCGCAAAGCTGGAGTCAGCTGttttagaaaagaaatttCGGGATTTGAATACAGACCTTCAAGTTTGGATGGAAAAGAATGTGCTATTAAAAGGAGAGCTGGAGAACAGGTTCTCTTCATTGTGCAGCATCCAAGAGGATATATCAAAGATCACAATTCTTGATAAAGGTTGTGATGAAGATCACTTCAGCTGTTTCCAagctgcaaaatttcaaggaGAGGTGCTTAATATGAAACAAGAGAACAACAAAGTTGCTAAAGAGCTAGAAGCTGGACTGGACCATGTAAGAGGTCTCCAAGTGGAGGTTGGTAGGGTGCTCTTGAATCTCAGAGAGAATCTTGAACTATCTATAGCAAGAAGTAATCGAGCTCAACAGAACTTTCGAGCCCTGTCAACAAAAGCTGGGGTTCCCCTTAGAACTTTCCTATTTGGTGCGAAGCCGAAGAAACCATCACTCTTTTCATGCATGGGTCCTGGGATGCATAAGCAGTACGGTAGCTCGAAGCATGGTCGTAGATGA
- the LOC100823273 gene encoding LRR receptor-like serine/threonine-protein kinase, translated as MPPPRLRGAIATWHLLLLACVLPLALCANEQGEALLRWKRSLSTNGSSGVLGSWSSSDVSPCRWLGVGCDASGKVVSLSLTSVDLGGAVPASMLRPLAASLQTLALSNVNLTGAIPAELGERFAALSTLDLSGNSLTGAIPASLCRLTKLRSLALHTNSLTGAIPADIGNLTALTHLTLYDNELGGTIPASIGRLKKLQVLRAGGNPALKGPLPAEIGQCSDLTMLGLAETGMSGSLPDTIGQLGKLQTLAIYTTTLSGPIPATIGNCTELTSLYLYQNALTGGIPPELGQLTKLQNVLLWQNNLVGHIPPEIGNCKELVLIDLSLNALTGPIPSTFGALPKLQQLQLSTNKLTGAIPAELSNCTALTDVEVDNNELSGDIGAMDFPRLRNLTLFYAWQNRLTGRVPPGLAQCEGLQSLDLSYNNLTGPVPRELFALQNLTKLLLLSNELSGIIPPEIGNCTNLYRLRLNENRLSGTIPPEIGKLKSLNFLDLGSNRLEGPVPSAIAGCDNLEFVDLHSNALSGAMPDELPKRLQFVDVSDNRLAGVLGPGIGRLPELTKLSLGKNRISGGIPPELGSCEKLQLLDLGDNALSGGIPPELGTLPFLEISLNLSCNRLTGEIPSQFGGLDKLASLDVSYNQLSGALAALAALENLVTLNVSFNAFSGELPDTPFFQKLPLSNIAGNDHLVVVGGGDGESQSASSRRAAAMSALKLGMTILVAVSAFLLVAATYVLARSRRRSFEEEGRAHGGEPWEVTLYQKLDFSVDEVARSLTPANVIGTGSSGVVYRVVLPNGDPLAVKKMWSASSDGAFANEISALGSIRHRNIVRLLGWAANRSTKLLFYAYLPNGSLSGFLHRGAAVVKGGGGGAADWDARYEVALGVGHAVAYLHHDCLPAILHGDIKAMNVLLGAGNEPYLADFGLARVLSGAVLPGASAKLDTSKHRIAGSYGYIAPEYASMQRITEKSDVYSYGVVVLEMLTGRHPLDPTLPGGAHLVQWVRDHAQGKRELLDPRLRGKPEPEVQEMLQVFAVAMLCVGHRADDRPAMKDVVALLKEVRRPPDGAAGDEGKGQGCGGAAAAPDAVAGERRLRSPARSVLPMGGSSNCSFAMSDYST; from the exons ATGCCTCCTCCCAGGTTACGTGGCGCCATCGCCACGTGGCACCTTCTCCTCCTAGCGTGCGTCCTGCCGTTGGCTCTCTGCGCCAACGAGCAGGGCGAGGCGCTGCTCCGATGGAAGCGCTCGCTGTCGACGAACGGCAGCTCGGGCGTTCTGGGGTCATGGAGCTCGTCGGATGTGAGCCCATGCCGGTGGCTCGGCGTCGGGTGCGACGCGAGCGGCAAGGTCGTGTCGCTGTCCCTCACCTCCGTGGACCTCGGGGGCGCCGTGCCGGCGTCCATGCTCCGGCCGCTCGCGGCGTCACTACAGACACTGGCGCTCTCCAATGTCAACCTGACCGGCGCGATCCCCGCCGAGCTCGGCGAGCGCTTCGCGGCGCTGAGCACCCTCGACCTCAGCGGGAACAGCCTCACGGGCGCGATCCCGGCGTCGCTCTGCCGGCTCACGAAGCTCCGGTCACTGGCATTGCACACCAACTCTCTTACCGGCGCCATCCCTGCCGATATCGGCAACCTCACGGCGCTCACGCACCTCACGCTCTACGACAACGAGCTGGGCGGCACGATTCCTGCCAGCATCGGGAGGTTGAAGAAGCTGCAGGTGCTTCGCGCCGGCGGGAACCCGGCTTTGAAAGGCCCTTTGCCGGCGGAGATCGGACAGTGCAGCGACCTCACCATGCTCGGCCTCGCCGAGACCGGCATGTCGGGGAGCCTCCCGGACACGATCGGGCAGCTGGGGAAGCTCCAGACCCTCGCCATCTACACCACCACGCTCTCCGGCCCGATCCCTGCAACCATCGGCAACTGCACCGAGCTCACCAGCCTCTACCTCTACCAGAACGCCCTCACCGGCGGCATCCCGCCGGAGCTTGGCCAGCTAACAAAGCTCCAGAACGTGCTCCTATGGCAGAACAACCTCGTAGGCCACATCCCGCCAGAGATCGGGAACTGCAAGGAGCTCGTGCTCATCGACCTCTCGCTGAACGCCCTCACGGGCCCGATCCCGAGCACCTTCGGCGCGCTCCCGAAGctccagcagctgcagctgagCACGAACAAGCTGACGGGCGCCATCCCCGCCGAGCTCTCCAACTGCACGGCGCTCACGGACGTCGAGGTGGACAACAACGAGCTGTCCGGGGACATCGGCGCCATGGACTTCCCGCGGCTGCGCAACCTCACGCTCTTCTACGCGTGGCAGAACCGGCTCACGGGCCGCGTGCCGCCGGGCCTGGCCCAGTGCGAGGGCCTGCAGTCGCTGGACCTCTCCTACAACAACCTCACGGGCCCCGTGCCCAGAGAGCTTTTCGCGCTGCAGAACCTCACCAAGCTCCTGCTGCTGAGCAACGAGCTCTCCGGGATCATCCCCCCGGAGATCGGCAACTGCACGAATCTCTACCGGCTCCGGCTAAACGAGAACCGCCTCTCGGGAACCATCCCGCCAGAGATCGGAAAGCTAAAGAGCCTCAATTTCCTCGACCTTGGGAGTAATCGGCTCGAAGGGCCTGTGccgtcggcgatcgccgggtgCGATAACCTCGAGTTCGTTGATTTGCATTCCAATGCCTTGTCAGGCGCAATGCCGGACGAGCTCCCCAAGAGGCTTCAGTTCGTGGATGTCTCCGATAACCGGCTCGCGGGGGTTCTCGGCCCCGGCATTGGGCGGCTGCCGGAGCTGACCAAGCTTAGCCTGGGCAAGAACCGGATCTCCGGTGGCATCCCGCCGGAGCTCGGTTCCTGCGAgaagctgcagctgctggaTTTGGGCGATAACGCGCTGTCCGGCGGCATCCCGCCGGAGCTCGGCACGCTCCCGTTCTTGGAGATTTCGCTGAATCTCAGCTGCAACCGGCTCACAGGGGAAATCCCGTCGCAGTTTGGGGGCCTTGACAAGCTCGCGTCACTCGACGTGTCCTACAACCAGCTCTCCGGCGCGCTCGCGGCGCTCGCGGCGCTGGAGAACCTCGTCACGCTGAACGTCTCGTTCAACGCGTTCTCCGGGGAGCTCCCCGACACGCCCTTCTTCCAGAAGCTTCCGCTCAGCAACATCGCGGGGAACGACCACCTGGTCGTGGTCGGCGGGGGCGACGGCGAGAGCCAGAGCGCGTCCTcccggcgcgcggcggccatgtCGGCGCTGAAGCTCGGCATGACGATCCTCGTGGCCGTGAGCGCGTTCCTGCTGGTAGCCGCCACGTACGTGCTCGCGCGCTCCCGCCGCAGGAGCTTCGAGGAAGAAGGCCGCGCCCATGGCGGAGAGCCGTGGGAGGTGACCCTTTACCAGAAGCTGGACTTCTCGGTGGACGAGGTGGCGCGGAGCCTGACGCCCGCGAACGTGATCGGCACGGGGAGCTCGGGCGTGGTGTACCGCGTGGTGCTCCCCAACGGGGACCCGCTGGCCGTGAAGAAGATGTGGTCGGCGTCCTCCGACGGCGCGTTTGCGAACGAGATCTCGGCGCTCGGCTCGATCCGGCACCGGAACATCGTCAGGCTGCTCGGGTGGGCGGCCAACCGGAGCACGAAGCTGCTCTTCTACGCGTATCTCCCAAACGGCAGCCTCAGCGGCTTCCTCCACCGAGGGGCCGCCGTGGTtaagggaggcggcggtggcgccgcggACTGGGACGCGCGCTACGAGGTGGCGCTCGGCGTGGGGCACGCCGTGGCTTACCTCCACCATGATTGTCTCCCCGCCATCTTGCACGGCGACATCAAGGCCATGAACGTCCTGCTCGGCGCCGGCAACGAGCCTTACCTCGCCGACTTCGGCCTCGCCCGCGTCCTCTCCGGCGCCGTCCTGCCCGGCGCCTCCGCCAAGCTCGACACCTCCAAGCACCGCATCGCCGGATCATACGGCTACATCGCTCCAG AGTACGCGAGCATGCAGAGGATCACGGAGAAGAGCGACGTGTACAGCTACGGGGTGGTGGTGCTGGAGATGCTGACGGGGCGGCACCCGCTGGACCCGACGCTGCCGGGCGGGGCCCACCTGGTGCAGTGGGTGCGGGACCACGCGCAGGGGAAGCGGGAGCTCCTGGACCCGCGGCTGCGCGgcaagccggagccggaggtgCAGGAGATGCTGCAGGTGTTCGCCGTGGCCatgctctgcgtcggccaccGCGCCGACGACCGGCCGGCGATGAAGGACGTCGTCGCGCTGCTCAAGGAGGTCAGGCGGCCgcccgacggcgccgccggcgacgaggggaAGGGGCAGGGCTGCGGCggtgcggcagcggcgcctgatgccgttgccggcgagcggcggctgcGATCGCCGGCTCGGAGCGTGCTGCCGATGGGCGGCTCTTCGAACTGCTCCTTTGCCATGTCTGATTACTCAACCTGA